A stretch of DNA from Natrinema halophilum:
TGAGTCTCGTAGGCCTCGCGGAGCAACGGATCGTCCGGTACGGCGTCGGCCATCGCGTCGAGATCGTCGTCTAGCCGCAGCAGTCGACGAACGATCTGCTCGGCGTCGACCGTCGATTCCCACTCGAGGAGATCACCTGCGGCGTCACGATGGGTTCGAACGCGTATCACGTCGGTTCCGACGACCGTCGAGTACCACGCGCCGGGAGCTCGCGTACCGGAGTACATCTCACCGTCCTCGCGCCGCCAGAGGTAGCTCTGCCCGCTCTCGAGCGTTCGATACAGATCCAGCCCGCCGGCCAGTTCTTCGATCGGGATCGTCCCCGTCTCCATTCGTTGGCCTCTTCGAGGGCGTGGGCATTTGCCTTTCGAACCGGCTCGAAGTCAATCGTCCCTGTCGGAAATTCGACACCAACGGAACGGAGTCTGCAATCACCACGTTCGTCGCTATGAAGCGAACCTTCTTACTGGAGGCCATAGAATGTGTGAGTATGAATTGCAGGGTTGTCGTCGAAGCTGCCGTGCCGGTATTCGACGTTGAAACTGAAGACGAGGCGATTCGTATCGCCATCTCGAAGACGGGCGAGATGTTGAACCCTGACCTGAACTACGTCGAAATCAACATGGGCGAGCGAACCTCTCCATCGGGCGAGGAACTACCGCCTGCTTTTATTGCGGCCGATGAAGCACTCGTCGCGCTCGAACTGGAGATGACCGTCTTCAACGTCGAGCGTGAAGAACACGCCTCGCGGATCGCACGAAAGGAGATCGGTCAGCGCCTCGAGAACATTCCACTCGAGATCGAACGCGTCGACGTATTAGAAGACGACTCTGAGGATTCGAGTGCAGCGGCCAGCGATTCGACCGATGCCGATTCGACGGATGAGAAAGCAGACACAGACGACGAATCAGTGGCCGAATCAGATAACGAGGGGGACGACGACGAAATTCTCCCCGAATTCGAAGACTTGGTCGAGTGACTCTGTCTCCGCCGTTGGATTTTGCCGATTTCGCCGAAATGCTGCGTGCGAGATTTTCAGTAGAGAATCGATAACCAGCGACACGGCGTAAATCGACCGACAGTCTTACCAGTGGGGGTACTAATCAATCGGAGGATTCGATACGTTTCTCAGTCCGCAGTTGCGGCGACTGCTTCCTGCTCACCCTCGCGCATGTTCGTCGTGATTCCGCCGGCGAGCGCAAAAACAGCAGCTTTGTGGTCAGTTTTCGATTTATGGATCGAGGTCGGCCGAATTCCGCGCGATTCGTACTCTTCAAGATCGATTTGACAACCGTTCCACTCCGCGCACTGGTTCGATACCTCCGCGAGAAGGCCGTGAAGGTGAATGAGCTCCTGTTTCTTCATAACCATGCGGTCCTACCCACTGCAGGGTTATATTATTATCTTGAGTTGCGTTAACACGCAACCTTTATTGGCAGATTGGTGTGTCACTCTAGGAATTGGTTCGAATGCAGTCCCTACGCGAACGAACCACCGGACTGGAAGAGATAATACAGTGTATTACCCGAGTAAGAAAATATTTCTACTCTAATTCCGATATGATGACGACGAAGAGTTAAACAGTAAATACAGATGGAACGATTGCCGGATACACTACCCCACCTTTACTTCGCCTGAGATTACCCGCGTTCGCTCGCTGCAGGGAGTACGGTATGGATCGGGGAAGAACAGTCACGCAAGCGCCTGCCATGCAGTGAGCGTCTTTCAGTGGTACGCAACGGTGATTGGGAGCGGCACGCACATCTCGAATTGCCACGGCCATCCCGCGTGCGCTTATTTTCGAACGCCAAGCGCGCGTCAACGCAGTTCGCCACTTCGGTAACAGAAATACACTTTTTCTGGAGTGGAAATCCCGACGATGGCGTCTCTCAGTTGCTCGCTTTGCCAATCGAAAAGGAAGAGAGGACCGCCGACGAGTCACGCAAATGACGAGACGACAGCCGATTAACCGAGTTGCTTCAGCGTCTGTAGGTCGCGATCCGTTCGCATAAATTCGGCAGTCCGGCGAGACGCGTGACAGTTCGGGCAGTGAAACATTTCGGCGGCGGTCGGGAGTTCGTCCGGAGAAGTCTGCCAATCTTTCGCACATTCTGGGCACAACAGCTGGACGGTCGTTTTATCCATGTCATACTCTTTCACAGGGGAACTGAAAAACGTTACCGCAGTTCTCCGGGCAGTGGTAAGTTGTGCCTGAAACTCGAGACGGGACGACGTCCCCGGATCGTGGAAGCACCGACCGCCTCGAGCGTCGGACCGTCCGAACCGGCCTGCGCCGAGGGAGGAGGAAAACCGAGTTCGCGCCGGCCATCGGTGCTTCGTGTTCGATCCACCGCTCGAGAGTCGCTTCTGATGGGCGTACAAGTGCTTCAGGGACTCACTTTGCGAAAAAACGAGAAGTGGTAAACAGATATTACAGTCGGCTACAGTGCGTCGGTGGTATTTTCGACCGAGGAAAAATACCCCGTCCCACAGAACCTGTTCGGGCGCCAACCACGAGGACGGCCTGAACCCGTCTCGGTCATCGTCTCACAGGACTCGATGGTGGAGAACGGTTTTACCTGAATTGAGGCGCTAGGGCCTCTTCTGTTCACGGCTCCGCCGTTCGCATGGTCAGTGGGACCTTCGGTCCCGCGCTATCCTCAGCGAGCGCCGAAGGCGAGCGGTAGGGGGGTAGTTCACAAAGAGAGTTCCGACGGTTTATCACTCGAAACACACTACTGGAGTGGTCCGAGTTCAGTTTGCCACCCGGTTTCTGAGGTCGAGTTCGTCCAACAGATCGTCGTTGCGATCCATGTCGGTTTCGAGTTCGACGTGGGCAGTTTCGACCATCAGGTTGAGGACTTCCTGACGGTCTTCTGCGGTCGGATATCGATCATTGAGTGGATCTCCGACGCTGATCTCGAGCGACCAGTACTGGTTGGGATACGCCGTTCGCATATTGTACGGCGAATCGTGGTACGCAAGCCGGATAACGTATACCGAGAGGTCTCGTTCTTCATCGTAGACTATTTCGATGACGTCTCGCTGGGGATGGCCGTTCCCGTGGCTCGGTCGTTGCTCGTTGTTGTAGTGGGCGGCACTCATCGTCTTGCCGTACGCGGCTGGGCCAACCCACCAGAGTACTGCGCCATCGAGGTGGTGCGGAACGGAGCCCGTGTTCTTGAACAACAGTACCTGATGCCACCACCATCCGTCTCCGTGAATCTCGGCGGACACTTCCATGGGCGAATTGCTGGTAAAGCCATCACCGCCGAGCGGGTCACCGGTCACCGGATGGACGTTGTCGTCGATCGCATCCAGGACGGCGTTCTCCGAGTAGAGAATCTCGTCGGGCAAATTGCGATGAAACGTCCAGCCGACCTTGTTCTCGTGTTCGGGTTGGTCGTGAATCCGGTCGCGTTCCGCGACCTCCTCTGGTTCCTCGCCGATTCCGTCGGTCGGCCACGGGTCCTGGATCAGCTCCGACGGATCGTTCGTCGATGCCATCGGACCCGCAGTTTCGTCCCACACGTTTTCGCGCGTACTCCCCTGATACGTCGGCGGTTCCGTCTCGGAGCCGAGCAACATCAATCGTGGCAGCAGCTGACAGGTCGCGTGCGTCGGAAACCCGGCCGATTCCAGGTTCTTGACGTG
This window harbors:
- a CDS encoding PKD domain-containing protein — encoded protein: MKETRRNVLSNTTKLSVLAAGFGATGSVAAEDGDYPTWDPETVYTEGDRVLHADSVWEANWWTRGNEPGTGGEWGPWDEVDASDAGLRATITGLETGLEAGQEVELDGSDSTGDIDSYEWDLGDGTTATGAVITHTYDGRGTYQIELTVVDTARNTATESGELTVGRDGDEPDTGEITADTTLAELYPDYEEREIPGTFSASLPAESGSTSSSVGTAAENLSDEEKIDRYDVDLEAVRTGVRDGSLRLGDCGTEALDHVKNLESAGFPTHATCQLLPRLMLLGSETEPPTYQGSTRENVWDETAGPMASTNDPSELIQDPWPTDGIGEEPEEVAERDRIHDQPEHENKVGWTFHRNLPDEILYSENAVLDAIDDNVHPVTGDPLGGDGFTSNSPMEVSAEIHGDGWWWHQVLLFKNTGSVPHHLDGAVLWWVGPAAYGKTMSAAHYNNEQRPSHGNGHPQRDVIEIVYDEERDLSVYVIRLAYHDSPYNMRTAYPNQYWSLEISVGDPLNDRYPTAEDRQEVLNLMVETAHVELETDMDRNDDLLDELDLRNRVAN
- a CDS encoding UPF0058 family protein; amino-acid sequence: MKKQELIHLHGLLAEVSNQCAEWNGCQIDLEEYESRGIRPTSIHKSKTDHKAAVFALAGGITTNMREGEQEAVAATAD
- a CDS encoding DUF555 domain-containing protein, whose protein sequence is MNCRVVVEAAVPVFDVETEDEAIRIAISKTGEMLNPDLNYVEINMGERTSPSGEELPPAFIAADEALVALELEMTVFNVEREEHASRIARKEIGQRLENIPLEIERVDVLEDDSEDSSAAASDSTDADSTDEKADTDDESVAESDNEGDDDEILPEFEDLVE